A window of Amycolatopsis sp. AA4 contains these coding sequences:
- the mobC gene encoding plasmid mobilization relaxosome protein MobC produces the protein MQHNETGVSAAGEVATEPARTRGHSQDGPRRPRTSLAYNDVEWSIIEQAAALDGRKPGSWASLAALDAARMRVSGVVLDRGVLSKLYLAVTDLSNQLAKIGGNLNDVAKHANSTHEVETVREQALAILERVRLRVVEARGLLAGLRHALR, from the coding sequence ATGCAGCACAACGAAACAGGCGTCTCCGCCGCAGGAGAGGTCGCGACGGAACCGGCGAGGACGCGCGGACACTCGCAGGACGGCCCGCGACGGCCGCGCACCTCGCTCGCCTACAACGACGTCGAGTGGTCGATCATCGAGCAGGCCGCCGCGCTGGACGGGAGAAAGCCGGGCTCGTGGGCGTCGCTCGCCGCGCTGGACGCGGCCCGAATGCGGGTCAGCGGCGTGGTCCTGGACCGCGGCGTGCTGAGCAAGCTTTACCTTGCGGTCACGGACCTGAGCAACCAGCTCGCCAAAATCGGCGGCAATCTCAATGACGTCGCCAAGCACGCCAACTCCACCCACGAGGTCGAGACCGTGCGCGAACAGGCCCTGGCGATCCTGGAGCGGGTCCGGCTCCGGGTGGTCGAGGCCCGCGGCCTGCTCGCCGGGCTGCGTCACGCGTTGAGGTAG